Proteins co-encoded in one Sebastes umbrosus isolate fSebUmb1 chromosome 20, fSebUmb1.pri, whole genome shotgun sequence genomic window:
- the grnb gene encoding granulin b — protein sequence MTLQMGFLVLALLGLSSALVCPDGGMCEDKNTCCMNTVGGYGCCPLPHAECCSDHLHCCFEGTVCDLVHSKCVNKTVSLPWMRRVPTKQALLVPQLEERVKAVICPDEESECPEETTCCQLVDGSWGCCPLAKAVCCEDKLHCCPEGTKCDIAHSKCVAASLESFPMLEKLPARRRENSPASTVGSVTCPGGASSCPDSYTCCLLTSGDYGCCPYPQAMCCSDHLHCCPDNTICDLEHGVCKSGETSVPMLMKIAAVPNDVDCPDKKSSCPDQTTCCQMINGTYGCCPMPNAVCCSDHVHCCPEGTQCDVAQSVCVTARGETAMTVKIPAAAVTELLDVQNKVGSVPCNDSVACADGDTCCKSPEGEWACCPLPKAVCCDDHLHCCPHDTVCNLEASTCDDPSGSTVMPWLAKVPAFPLLTDNSKCDKTTSCPGKSTCCKTESGGWACCPLPQAVCCDDHVHCCPHDTVCNLEAETCDDPSGFLPSLRWAEKVSALTSEVEEEKCDKETMCPGGTTCCRRDSGQWACCPLPQAVCCSDHEHCCPKGYKCNVAEQTCDKPDGGLRLPWLQKIPALQKEPSPRAVSSPTGPVRNMCDAQTSCPKDTTCCLMGESQKWGCCPLPNAVCCKDENHCCPAGHTCEPHRSSCTKGPHVVIPWFTKLSAVTEPGAVTDVKCDDKSSCASGTTCCKLQTGEWGCCPLVKAVCCADHEHCCPQGYTCNMQTGTCEKQSHDALTLTLTLPQSKVVQSEPRGAEVAADVPCDGTGESHCSVQETCCKVSATEWACCPYARAVCCSDSKHCCPVGYSCDLKAGGCSLRSQLTWDSLTGDRKKDFVQHGL from the exons ATG actCTGCAGATGGGGTTCCTGGTTCTGGCTCTGCTGGGTTTGAGCTCAGCGCTGGTCTGTCCTGATGGAGGCATGTGTGAGGACAAAAACACCTGCTGCATGAACACTGTGGGAGGATACGGCTGCTGTCCACTTCCTCAT GCCGAGTGTTGTTCAGACCACCTCCACTGCTGCTTTGAGGGGACGGTTTGTGATCTCGTTCACTCCAAATGTGTTAATAAGACCGTTTCCCTGCCCTGGATGAGGCGTGTTCCAACCAAACAGGCCCTGCTCGTCCCTCAG CTCGAGGAGAGAGTAAAAGCAGTCATTTGTCCAGACGAGGAGTCTGAATGTCCCGAAGAAACCACTTGCTGCCAGCTTGTTGACGGCTCCTGGGGCTGCTGTCCATTAGCTAAG GCGGTGTGTTGTGAGGATAAACTCCACTGTTGCCCCGAGGGAACAAAGTGTGATATTGCTCACTCAAAGTGTGTCGCTGCCTCTCTGGAGTCCTTCCCCATGCTGGAGAAACTGCCGGCCAGGAGGAGGGAGAATAGTCCAG CTTCTACAGTCGGTTCAGTGACGTGTCCTGGTGGAGCGAGCAGCTGCCCAGATAGTTACACATGTTGCCTGCTAACCAGTGGAGACTACGGCTGCTGCCCTTACCCACAG GCCATGTGCTGCAGCGATCATCTCCACTGTTGCCCTGACAACACTATATGTGACCTGGAGCACGGGGTCTGCAAGTCTGGTGAGACGAGCGTGCCGATGCTGATGAAGATCGCTGCTGTACCCAACGACG TTGACTGTCCAGACAAGAAGTCATCGTGTCCTGACCAGACAACGTGCTGCCAGATGATCAACGGCACATATGGCTGCTGTCCGATGCCCAAT GCCGTCTGCTGTTCAGATCACGTCCACTGTTGTCCTGAAGGCACCCAGTGTGACGTCGCCCAGAGCGTCTGTGTGACCGCCCGGGGAGAGACCGCCATGACCGTGAAGATCCCCGCCGCCGCTGTCACGGAGCTGCTGGACGTACAGAACAAAG TCGGTTCTGTTCCCTGCAACGACTCGGTGGCATGCGCTGATGGAGACACCTGCTGTAAATCTCCAGAGGGAGAATGGGCCTGTTGTCCGCTACCTAAG GCCGTGTGTTGTGACGACCACCTGCACTGTTGTCCCCACGACACCGTTTGTAACCTCGAAGCCTCCACGTGTGACGACCCCTCGGGCAGCACCGTGATGCCCTGGCTCGCCAAAGTGCCCGCCTTCCCCTTACTGACCGATAACAGCAAGTGTGACAAGACTACGTCGTGCCCCGGGAAATCCACCTGCTGCAAGACGGAGAGTGGAGGCTGGGCCTGCTGTCCTCTGCCTCAG GCCGTGTGCTGTGACGACCACGTCCACTGCTGCCCTCACGATACCGTCTGCAACCTGGAGGCTGAGACTTGTGACGACCCGTCGGGTTTCCTACCTTCCCTCCGCTGGGCGGAGAAGGTGTCGGCTCTGACCtcggaggtggaggaggagaaatgTGACAAGGAGACGATGTGTCCGGGAGGCACCACCTGCTGTAGGAGAGACTCTGGACAGTGGGCCTGCTGCCCTTTACCTCAG GCCGTGTGCTGTAGCGATCATGAGCACTGCTGCCCTAAAGGTTATAAATGTAACGTGGCTGAACAGACGTGTGATAAACCCGACGGAGGCCTCAGGCTGCCCTGGCTGCAGAAGATCCCGGCCCTGCAGAAGGAGCCCAGTCCCAGAGCGGTTTCCAGTCCAACTGGGCCGGTCAGGAACATGTGTGACGCCCAAACCAGCTGCCCCAAAGACACGACCTGCTGCCTCATGGGCGAGAGCCAGAAATGGGGCTGCTGCCCTCTGCCGAAC GCGGTCTGTTGTAAAGATGAAAACCACTGCTGCCCCGCCGGTCACACCTGTGAACCTCACCGCTCCTCCTGCACAAAGGGCCCCCACGTCGTTATACCCTGGTTCACCAAACTGAGCGCCGTGACGGAGCCGGGCGCCGTGACGGACGTTAAATGTGATGACAAGAGCAGCTGCGCTTCAGGAACGACCTGCTGCAAACTGCAGACGGGAGAGTGGGGCTGCTGCCCGCTGGTCAAG GCGGTTTGCTGTGCCGACCACGAGCACTGCTGTCCTCAGGGCTACACCTGCAACATGCAGACCGGAACGTGCGAGAAGCAGAGCCACGACGCGCtcaccctcaccctcaccctcCCTCAGAGCAAAGTGGTACAGTCCGAGCCCAGAGGCGCCGAGGTCGCCGCAGACGTACCATGTGACGGCACGGGGGAGTCCCACTGCTCCGTGCAGGAGACGTGCTGTAAGGTGTCGGCCACAGAGTGGGCCTGCTGCCCCTATGCCCGG GCGGTCTGCTGCTCCgactcaaagcactgctgtccTGTTGGATACTCCTGTGACCTGAAGGCTGGAGGCTGCTCCCTGCGCTCCCAGCTGACCTGGGACTCTTTGACCggggacagaaagaaagacttCGTCCAACACGGACTCTAA